A region of Thermococcus barossii DNA encodes the following proteins:
- a CDS encoding protein-L-isoaspartate(D-aspartate) O-methyltransferase, whose translation MVSEDELRRRWEKTVERLFREGIIKSEAVRRAFLKYPRYLFVQRRYWDYAHVDEPLPIPAGQTISAPHMVAIMLELAELKPGMKVLEVGTGSGWNASLIAELVKTDVYTIERIPELVEFARRNLERAGVESVHVIPGDGTKGFPPKAPYDRIIVTAGAPKVPEPLVEQLKPGGKLIIPVGSYHLWQDLLEVVKLPDGSIKTKNHGGVAFVPLIGEHGWRG comes from the coding sequence ATGGTTTCGGAGGATGAACTCCGGAGGAGATGGGAGAAGACCGTCGAGCGCCTTTTCCGGGAGGGTATCATAAAAAGCGAGGCCGTTAGGAGGGCTTTTCTCAAATATCCGCGCTACCTCTTCGTTCAGAGGCGCTACTGGGACTACGCCCACGTAGATGAGCCCCTTCCAATTCCCGCGGGACAGACGATAAGTGCCCCGCACATGGTGGCCATAATGCTTGAACTGGCTGAGCTTAAGCCCGGGATGAAAGTCCTTGAGGTCGGAACGGGGAGCGGGTGGAACGCTTCTCTCATAGCCGAGCTGGTGAAGACTGATGTTTATACCATCGAGAGGATTCCCGAGCTGGTTGAGTTCGCGAGGCGGAACCTTGAGAGGGCGGGGGTGGAGAGCGTCCACGTTATCCCCGGGGACGGCACGAAGGGCTTCCCGCCGAAGGCCCCCTACGACAGGATAATCGTAACCGCTGGAGCGCCAAAGGTTCCGGAGCCACTCGTGGAGCAGCTAAAGCCCGGAGGAAAACTGATAATCCCTGTGGGAAGCTACCATCTGTGGCAGGACCTGCTGGAGGTCGTCAAGCTCCCCGACGGTTCGATAAAGACCAAGAATCACGGCGGTGTTGCCTTCGTGCCCCTCATAGGGGAGCACGGCTGGAGGGGGTAG
- a CDS encoding ribonuclease P protein component 4, with the protein MSKKFIRQREQREKRRIARERVNILFTLAERVFPYEPELANRYVEIALAVQQKARIRMSRKWKRRYCKRCHSFLVPGVNARVRLRNGHVVVKCLNCGHMMRYPYIREQKERRRKGQKADSSP; encoded by the coding sequence ATGTCCAAAAAGTTCATCCGACAGAGGGAGCAGAGGGAAAAGCGCAGAATTGCCCGCGAAAGGGTGAACATCCTCTTTACCCTCGCCGAGAGGGTCTTCCCCTACGAGCCAGAACTGGCCAATCGCTACGTTGAGATAGCCCTTGCCGTTCAGCAGAAGGCAAGAATAAGGATGTCCAGAAAGTGGAAGCGCCGCTACTGCAAACGCTGTCACTCCTTCCTGGTTCCGGGCGTCAACGCCAGGGTGAGGCTCAGGAACGGCCACGTCGTCGTCAAGTGCCTCAATTGCGGTCACATGATGAGGTACCCGTACATCAGGGAGCAGAAGGAAAGACGAAGAAAAGGGCAAAAAGCTGATTCAAGCCCCTGA
- a CDS encoding cell wall-binding repeat-containing protein codes for MIGKKLMAILFGLLMLGMPLTVGNVSAAEGSVTVILVSDNAADKAIAEYLANETGAVIVTTTWGVYDPNVTAEIMSYAPDEVIIIGGPDAVVDEYVTDLEELNITVERWGGQNRYETNLMVMEQAQVKLGLRFNNSVIVAGNDTLAIQNALQLAVQKGAMIIYVNESSNVTGLMERLGIKEMTMVKTQASEKVMEHVREQLRECNCTAKEVQVNVTKETVLQLMIQVMERLKALEMVANETNSTALMEQVRTMEMTMEKVNEALQAGNYTEAYRMVLELQVKTEFSLKAANGEMRMVIKNDEKVALMHEMGKLEAQISVMENAGIDVSAINALMEQLKTAIQNGQYEEAKELMNQIKAMIKEAYQNGRQGIRDSTQKGHGMGSSRP; via the coding sequence ATGATTGGAAAGAAATTGATGGCAATCCTGTTTGGGTTGCTGATGTTGGGAATGCCGCTGACGGTCGGAAACGTCAGTGCCGCGGAAGGGAGTGTTACCGTGATTTTAGTCAGTGACAACGCGGCCGACAAAGCAATCGCCGAGTATCTGGCAAACGAAACAGGAGCAGTGATTGTCACGACAACGTGGGGTGTGTATGATCCGAACGTTACGGCGGAGATTATGAGTTACGCCCCTGACGAAGTGATAATAATCGGCGGCCCTGATGCGGTGGTTGACGAGTACGTCACTGACTTGGAAGAGCTCAACATTACGGTTGAACGCTGGGGAGGCCAGAACAGGTACGAGACCAACCTCATGGTCATGGAACAGGCCCAGGTAAAGCTTGGCCTTAGGTTCAACAACAGCGTTATCGTTGCTGGAAACGACACGCTGGCCATCCAGAACGCTCTCCAGTTGGCCGTTCAGAAGGGGGCAATGATAATCTACGTTAATGAGAGCAGCAACGTCACTGGACTCATGGAACGGCTGGGCATAAAGGAAATGACAATGGTCAAGACCCAGGCATCAGAGAAAGTCATGGAACACGTTAGGGAGCAGCTCCGTGAGTGCAACTGCACCGCGAAGGAAGTCCAGGTCAACGTTACCAAGGAGACCGTGCTCCAGCTGATGATTCAGGTCATGGAGAGGCTCAAAGCCCTGGAAATGGTGGCAAACGAAACCAACTCAACAGCACTTATGGAGCAAGTTAGGACGATGGAAATGACGATGGAGAAGGTCAACGAAGCACTTCAGGCCGGAAACTACACTGAAGCATACAGGATGGTGCTTGAACTTCAGGTTAAGACGGAATTCAGCCTTAAGGCGGCGAACGGAGAGATGAGGATGGTTATAAAGAACGACGAAAAAGTTGCCCTCATGCACGAGATGGGGAAGCTTGAGGCACAGATAAGTGTCATGGAGAATGCGGGGATAGATGTTAGCGCTATCAACGCGCTGATGGAGCAACTCAAAACTGCAATTCAGAACGGTCAGTACGAAGAGGCCAAGGAGCTCATGAACCAGATAAAAGCGATGATAAAGGAGGCTTACCAGAACGGAAGGCAGGGAATCAGGGACAGCACTCAAAAAGGCCACGGAATGGGTTCCTCAAGGCCGTGA
- a CDS encoding cyclase family protein produces the protein MIVDLSVPLSEDTPVYPDDPPVSVRLWAVIERDGYYMNVLKMGEHSGTHVDAPAHFIPGGKTIDEMPLEKFMGRGLVVDVRGGDGPIRLDEIPDEGYFDRVVLFLTGGRELSPEVALFLVAEGVRAVGTDSMSIGDDAVHRILLSEEVPVFENLASLEVLVGKDFTFVAFPLRIEGGSGSPVRAVAFVE, from the coding sequence ATGATAGTCGACCTGTCGGTGCCCCTCTCCGAGGATACACCGGTTTATCCGGACGATCCTCCAGTGAGCGTAAGGCTCTGGGCAGTTATCGAGAGGGACGGTTACTACATGAACGTCCTGAAGATGGGAGAGCATTCCGGGACGCACGTTGATGCCCCGGCGCACTTCATCCCGGGCGGGAAAACCATCGACGAGATGCCGCTTGAGAAGTTCATGGGAAGGGGCCTCGTGGTTGATGTCAGAGGTGGAGACGGCCCGATACGGCTGGACGAGATTCCTGACGAGGGTTACTTTGACAGGGTAGTGCTGTTCCTGACAGGTGGACGGGAACTCTCCCCGGAGGTGGCGCTGTTCCTCGTGGCCGAAGGGGTAAGGGCCGTTGGCACCGATTCCATGAGCATCGGGGACGACGCCGTCCACAGAATACTCCTCAGTGAGGAGGTGCCCGTGTTCGAGAACCTGGCCAGCCTGGAGGTACTCGTGGGAAAGGACTTCACGTTCGTGGCTTTTCCCCTCAGGATTGAGGGAGGTTCCGGAAGCCCCGTGAGGGCTGTGGCATTTGTGGAGTAA
- a CDS encoding adenosylhomocysteinase — protein MNCTKDYCIKDIGLAPSGEKKIDWVSRFMPVLQEIRKDFEKRKPFRGVRIATTLHLEMKTAFLLLTLKAGGAEVSAAASNPLSTQDDVVAALAKAGVKVYAIRGESREEYYENMHRALDIRPNIIIDDGADMISVVHRERTELIDGILGASEETTTGVIRLRAMGRDGVLKFPIIAVNDSYTKYLFDNRYGTGQSTWDGIIRTTNLLVAGKNVVVVGYGWCGRGIAMRARGLGATVIVVEVDPIRALEARMDGFLVMDMNEAAKIGDIFVTSTGNIKCIRREHFEVMKDGVIMANAGHFDVEIWKPDLEELAVEVSEPRPNITEYRLADGRRLYLLAEGRLVNLAAADGHPAEIMDMSFALQAKAAEYILSNHERLEPRVYVLPREIDEMVARIKLASMGIKIEELTEEQRKYLESWEHGT, from the coding sequence ATGAACTGCACGAAGGATTACTGCATCAAGGACATTGGTCTTGCCCCAAGCGGCGAGAAGAAGATAGACTGGGTCTCAAGATTCATGCCGGTTCTCCAGGAGATAAGAAAGGACTTCGAGAAGAGGAAGCCCTTCAGGGGCGTCAGGATAGCGACCACGCTACACCTTGAGATGAAGACGGCCTTCCTGCTCCTCACCCTGAAGGCGGGCGGAGCCGAGGTTTCCGCCGCCGCGAGCAATCCGCTGTCAACGCAGGACGACGTCGTCGCGGCTCTGGCGAAGGCGGGGGTAAAAGTCTACGCCATAAGGGGAGAGAGCAGGGAAGAGTACTACGAGAACATGCACCGCGCTCTGGACATAAGACCGAACATCATCATCGACGACGGGGCGGACATGATAAGCGTTGTCCACAGGGAAAGGACGGAGCTGATAGACGGCATCTTGGGCGCGAGCGAGGAGACAACAACGGGCGTTATAAGGCTCCGCGCGATGGGGAGGGACGGCGTGCTGAAGTTCCCGATAATAGCGGTGAACGACAGCTACACGAAATACCTCTTCGACAACCGCTACGGGACGGGACAATCGACCTGGGACGGAATAATAAGGACGACCAACCTTCTGGTGGCGGGAAAAAACGTTGTCGTCGTCGGCTACGGCTGGTGCGGAAGGGGCATAGCGATGCGGGCGAGGGGCCTCGGCGCGACGGTTATAGTGGTTGAGGTCGACCCCATCAGGGCGCTGGAGGCGAGAATGGACGGCTTCCTCGTCATGGACATGAATGAGGCCGCTAAGATAGGCGACATCTTCGTCACATCAACGGGCAACATCAAGTGCATCCGCAGGGAGCACTTCGAGGTCATGAAGGACGGCGTTATAATGGCTAACGCGGGCCACTTCGACGTGGAGATATGGAAGCCCGATTTGGAGGAGCTGGCGGTCGAGGTAAGCGAGCCGAGGCCAAACATCACCGAGTACAGGCTGGCCGATGGAAGGCGGCTCTACCTCCTCGCAGAGGGCAGGCTGGTGAATCTGGCTGCTGCCGATGGCCACCCCGCGGAGATAATGGACATGAGCTTCGCCCTTCAGGCGAAAGCGGCCGAGTACATCCTCAGCAACCACGAGAGGCTGGAGCCAAGGGTCTACGTCCTGCCGAGGGAGATAGACGAAATGGTGGCGAGGATTAAACTTGCTTCAATGGGAATAAAGATCGAGGAGCTGACAGAGGAGCAGAGGAAATACCTTGAGAGCTGGGAGCACGGTACCTGA
- the tsaA gene encoding tRNA (N6-threonylcarbamoyladenosine(37)-N6)-methyltransferase TrmO, which yields MNFEPFKLVPVGYVRKNGETFIEILPKFTDAIDGLQEGEWIKLILWFHGSDNPERRSVLKVHPYNNPENPLRGVFATRSPVRPNPLAIYAVKIHRIEGNRLYIDWIDAHDGTPVVDIKILVERLDCPRETPVPEEELDIPSSRQIGEVNLIPRKSEHLDKLKEVSPEEYDALILEVGPKTTVLTAKELVELIEALNEIYENLPVEIRDRLATLKQRTD from the coding sequence ATGAACTTCGAACCCTTCAAGCTCGTCCCCGTCGGATACGTGAGGAAGAACGGCGAGACTTTCATAGAAATCCTCCCAAAGTTCACCGATGCAATCGATGGCCTTCAGGAAGGAGAGTGGATAAAACTCATCCTCTGGTTCCATGGCAGCGATAACCCAGAGCGGAGAAGCGTCCTCAAGGTTCACCCGTATAACAACCCCGAGAACCCCCTCAGGGGAGTCTTTGCAACGCGCTCACCGGTCAGGCCCAACCCTCTGGCAATATACGCCGTAAAAATCCACCGCATCGAAGGGAACAGGCTCTACATCGACTGGATAGACGCCCACGACGGAACGCCTGTGGTGGACATCAAAATCCTCGTAGAAAGGCTCGACTGTCCAAGGGAGACACCGGTTCCGGAGGAAGAGCTGGATATACCGTCTTCCAGGCAGATCGGGGAGGTCAACCTGATACCAAGGAAGAGCGAGCATTTGGATAAGCTTAAGGAGGTCTCGCCGGAGGAATACGACGCTCTGATACTCGAAGTAGGGCCGAAGACGACGGTGCTGACCGCTAAGGAGCTGGTCGAGCTGATAGAAGCTCTTAATGAAATCTATGAGAACCTGCCGGTTGAGATAAGGGACAGGCTGGCCACATTAAAGCAAAGAACGGACTGA
- the wtpC gene encoding tungstate ABC transporter ATP-binding protein WtpC, whose amino-acid sequence MLEVKSVSKDWKEFKLRDVTFDVRTKEHFIILGPSGAGKTVLLEIIAGVIERDGGRILLNGEDITDWPPERRGLAYIPQSYALFPHMSVFDNIAFGLRLRKTPRAEIEKRVREITEVLGIEHLLHRKPKTLSGGESQRVAIARALVIEPELLLMDEPFANLDVQTRAKLIGEMKRWRKELGFTALHVTHSFEEAVSLGDRVGVMLDGRLVQTGSVREVFSRPASEEVARFLGFENIIEGTAEGRTLRAGGVEIELPVEAEGTIRVGLRPEDIILSLGPIKTSARNEFRAVVDSVEELGPLVRVHLRVGELYLRAFITRSSMLEMGIARGKEVYVSFKASALHVF is encoded by the coding sequence ATGCTTGAGGTGAAATCCGTCTCCAAGGACTGGAAGGAGTTCAAGCTGCGCGATGTGACGTTTGACGTCAGGACTAAAGAGCACTTCATAATCCTCGGCCCGAGCGGTGCGGGAAAGACCGTCCTGCTGGAGATAATAGCCGGTGTCATCGAGCGGGACGGAGGGAGGATCCTCCTCAACGGGGAGGACATAACCGACTGGCCGCCGGAGAGGAGGGGATTAGCCTACATCCCCCAGAGCTACGCCCTCTTCCCCCACATGAGCGTCTTTGACAACATAGCCTTTGGCCTGAGGCTGAGGAAGACGCCAAGGGCCGAGATTGAGAAAAGGGTAAGGGAAATTACTGAGGTTCTTGGCATTGAGCATCTCCTCCACAGAAAACCCAAGACGCTGAGTGGTGGAGAGAGCCAGCGCGTGGCGATAGCCAGGGCGCTGGTGATAGAACCTGAGCTTCTCCTCATGGACGAGCCCTTTGCAAACCTCGACGTCCAGACGAGGGCGAAGCTTATAGGTGAGATGAAGCGCTGGAGGAAGGAGCTTGGCTTTACTGCCTTGCATGTCACCCACTCCTTCGAGGAGGCCGTGAGTCTCGGGGACAGGGTGGGGGTAATGCTAGACGGGAGGCTCGTCCAGACGGGCTCCGTTCGTGAGGTCTTCTCAAGGCCGGCCAGCGAGGAGGTTGCGCGCTTCCTCGGCTTCGAGAACATAATCGAGGGAACCGCTGAGGGGAGAACGCTGAGGGCCGGCGGCGTTGAGATAGAGCTCCCGGTTGAGGCTGAGGGTACGATACGCGTTGGCTTGAGGCCTGAGGACATAATCCTGTCCCTTGGACCTATAAAAACCTCCGCGAGAAACGAATTCCGCGCGGTGGTTGATTCCGTCGAGGAGCTCGGCCCGCTCGTCCGGGTGCATCTCAGGGTCGGGGAGCTCTACCTGCGGGCGTTCATAACCCGCTCATCGATGCTCGAGATGGGGATTGCGAGGGGGAAGGAGGTCTACGTTAGCTTTAAGGCCAGTGCGCTCCACGTGTTTTAG
- the wtpB gene encoding tungstate ABC transporter permease WtpB, translated as MAMKRGNARRDYTLYFFAAMGSFLVVYIALPLVVILVKQASDWGMLVKTLQDELVIKALRNSLITATATALIALLFGVPLGYVLARKEFPGKSLVQAIVDVPIVIPHSVVGIMLLVTFSSAILDSYTGIIAAMLFVSAPFAINAARDGFLAVDEELEHVARTLGASRLRAFFSIALPMAFPAIASGAIMTWARAISEVGAILIVAYYPKTAQVLVMEYFNNYGLRASRPISVILIVMSLTIFIILRWLVGRKNA; from the coding sequence ATGGCCATGAAACGCGGGAACGCGCGTCGCGACTACACCCTCTACTTCTTCGCCGCGATGGGGAGCTTCCTCGTCGTCTACATAGCCCTCCCGCTGGTCGTCATACTGGTCAAGCAGGCCTCGGACTGGGGAATGCTGGTGAAGACGCTCCAGGATGAACTCGTCATCAAGGCCCTCAGAAACTCCCTCATAACGGCGACCGCCACCGCGCTGATAGCCCTCCTTTTTGGCGTTCCCTTGGGTTATGTGCTGGCCAGAAAGGAGTTCCCTGGAAAAAGCCTCGTGCAGGCCATCGTGGACGTGCCCATAGTCATTCCCCATTCCGTTGTGGGAATAATGCTCCTCGTTACCTTCTCAAGCGCCATCCTCGACAGCTACACGGGCATAATAGCGGCCATGCTCTTCGTCTCGGCACCCTTTGCCATAAACGCCGCAAGGGATGGCTTTTTGGCTGTTGATGAGGAGCTGGAGCACGTGGCCAGAACCCTTGGGGCATCGCGCCTGCGGGCCTTCTTCTCCATAGCCCTTCCAATGGCTTTCCCGGCCATAGCGAGCGGTGCGATAATGACGTGGGCGAGGGCGATAAGCGAGGTCGGTGCCATACTCATCGTCGCTTACTACCCCAAAACGGCCCAGGTGCTCGTGATGGAGTACTTCAACAACTATGGTTTAAGGGCATCGAGGCCGATTTCGGTGATACTCATAGTGATGAGCCTTACAATCTTCATAATCCTGCGCTGGCTGGTGGGGAGGAAGAATGCTTGA
- the wtpA gene encoding tungstate ABC transporter substrate-binding protein WtpA, which produces MKKAGFPLIAVLLLSVVAAGCMGGSGDSGMKEETLVIFHAGSLSVPFQQLEEEFAKYAEENLGVKVTFQDEASGSVAAVRKVTDLGKKGDIVAVADYTLIPQLMMPNFTDFYVIFATNEIVIAFTDHSRYADEMKAHPERWYEILARDDVSFGFSDPNQDPCGYRSVMVMKLADYYYNEPVFETLVEKNTNIYFNGSLIVAPKEIQVKGDRVVIRPKETDLTALVESGSLDYFFIYKSVAEQHNLSYITFPDEINLRDFKMADYYSKVSIHIGSTGKTITAKPIVYGVTVPKDAPNRELALEFLKYLLGENGKRIFRENHQDFIWPPVAFGNVPAEIKDEVRVEG; this is translated from the coding sequence ATGAAGAAAGCGGGGTTCCCTTTGATCGCGGTTCTCCTGCTCTCGGTCGTCGCGGCCGGCTGCATGGGTGGCTCCGGTGACTCCGGCATGAAGGAAGAAACCCTCGTAATCTTCCACGCCGGCTCGCTGAGCGTCCCCTTCCAGCAGCTGGAGGAGGAGTTCGCGAAGTACGCCGAGGAGAACCTCGGTGTCAAGGTGACCTTTCAGGACGAGGCGAGCGGTAGCGTCGCGGCGGTGAGGAAGGTTACCGACCTGGGCAAGAAGGGCGATATAGTCGCCGTGGCAGACTACACGCTCATCCCCCAGCTCATGATGCCGAACTTTACCGACTTCTACGTCATCTTCGCCACCAACGAGATAGTTATAGCCTTCACAGACCACAGCAGGTACGCCGACGAGATGAAGGCCCACCCGGAGAGGTGGTACGAGATACTCGCGAGGGACGACGTCTCATTTGGCTTCAGCGACCCGAACCAGGACCCCTGCGGCTACCGCTCGGTGATGGTGATGAAGCTCGCGGATTACTACTACAACGAGCCGGTCTTCGAGACCCTGGTCGAGAAGAACACCAACATATACTTCAACGGTTCGCTGATAGTTGCCCCCAAGGAGATTCAGGTGAAGGGTGACAGGGTCGTCATCAGGCCAAAGGAGACCGATTTAACGGCCCTCGTCGAGAGCGGAAGCCTCGACTACTTCTTCATCTACAAGAGCGTGGCCGAGCAGCACAACCTCAGCTACATAACGTTCCCGGACGAGATAAACCTCAGGGACTTCAAGATGGCGGACTACTACAGCAAGGTGAGCATCCACATCGGCTCCACCGGGAAGACCATCACGGCCAAGCCCATAGTCTACGGCGTGACCGTCCCGAAGGACGCGCCCAACAGGGAGCTCGCCCTTGAGTTCCTCAAGTACCTCCTGGGCGAGAACGGGAAGAGAATCTTCCGGGAGAACCACCAGGACTTCATCTGGCCGCCGGTGGCCTTCGGAAACGTGCCGGCGGAGATCAAGGACGAGGTCAGGGTGGAGGGGTGA
- a CDS encoding ATP-binding protein produces MRSRKFVDREEELKTLERLYRREGFTLVLVTGRRRIGKSRLVREFLKDKEAIAVQFEKRVWEYNLAKLNGEIGRYFGIPVPNFRTFTDAFRFIASQGKGRLVVFLDEFSYLLRYSEVEAEFQSVVDEVLGESNVMLILSASSVGLLKRSFFDYSSPLYGRSDATLNLQPLGFRHLFEWFPRPSPEDAVKLYAVTSGVPRYLELFSGRDVEDEIRGNFFDPNAFLFREAKALLEEELREPETYYTVLEAVARGKTRVNEIAQYSFIEPKNTARYLRILEDIGILKRELPVGRRAKRGVYRFRDLYFAFWFRFVAPHFEEIESGFPEGALEDFNTGFNRYLGFAFEEVGRQFLIELNRAGKLPFRFTKIGRWWHRGEEIDLLALNEREKKALFVEVKWKELREKEARGILRDLERKATLVGLEGWEKDYGLVAKAVENKGELKENGYLAWDLEDFEEELDGA; encoded by the coding sequence ATGAGAAGTCGAAAATTTGTGGACAGGGAGGAGGAGCTCAAGACCCTCGAGAGGCTTTACCGGCGGGAAGGCTTCACCCTCGTCCTCGTCACGGGGAGGAGGAGAATCGGGAAGAGCAGGCTCGTCAGGGAGTTCTTGAAGGACAAAGAGGCCATCGCGGTGCAGTTTGAGAAGCGGGTCTGGGAATACAACCTCGCCAAACTCAATGGGGAGATCGGACGGTACTTCGGTATCCCCGTTCCAAACTTCCGGACCTTCACGGACGCCTTCCGCTTCATAGCCTCCCAGGGAAAGGGAAGGCTCGTGGTCTTCCTCGACGAGTTCTCCTACCTCCTCAGGTACTCGGAAGTGGAGGCTGAGTTCCAGAGCGTGGTCGATGAGGTTCTCGGCGAGAGCAACGTGATGCTCATACTCTCGGCCTCCTCGGTCGGCCTGCTCAAGAGAAGCTTCTTCGACTACTCAAGCCCTCTCTACGGCAGGAGCGACGCGACGCTGAACCTCCAGCCCCTGGGGTTCAGGCACCTCTTCGAGTGGTTCCCACGCCCAAGCCCCGAGGATGCCGTGAAGCTCTACGCCGTGACCTCCGGCGTCCCCAGGTACCTTGAGCTCTTCAGCGGAAGGGACGTCGAGGATGAGATAAGGGGGAACTTCTTTGACCCGAACGCCTTCCTCTTCCGCGAGGCCAAGGCGCTGCTTGAGGAGGAGCTGAGGGAGCCTGAAACATACTACACGGTGCTTGAGGCTGTGGCCCGGGGAAAGACGAGGGTCAATGAGATCGCCCAGTACTCCTTCATCGAGCCTAAGAACACCGCCAGGTACCTCCGGATCCTTGAGGACATCGGGATTCTAAAGCGCGAGCTGCCGGTTGGGAGGAGGGCGAAGCGCGGGGTCTATCGCTTCAGGGATCTCTACTTCGCCTTCTGGTTCCGCTTCGTGGCCCCGCACTTCGAGGAGATCGAGAGCGGATTTCCGGAGGGGGCGCTTGAGGACTTCAACACCGGCTTCAACCGTTACCTCGGCTTCGCCTTTGAAGAGGTGGGGAGGCAGTTTTTAATCGAGCTCAACAGGGCGGGAAAGTTACCGTTCAGGTTCACGAAAATTGGCCGCTGGTGGCACAGGGGAGAGGAGATTGATTTGCTCGCCCTGAACGAGCGGGAGAAAAAAGCGCTGTTCGTCGAGGTGAAGTGGAAGGAACTAAGGGAGAAAGAGGCCCGTGGAATACTCAGAGATTTGGAGCGGAAAGCAACGCTGGTAGGACTTGAAGGGTGGGAGAAGGATTATGGCCTGGTGGCAAAGGCGGTTGAGAACAAGGGGGAACTGAAAGAGAACGGTTACCTCGCCTGGGACCTTGAAGATTTCGAAGAAGAACTTGACGGGGCTTAA
- a CDS encoding HD domain-containing protein, translated as MPLLDLLLEAGNLKKLPRTGWLLRGVPNPESIADHSYRVALITLFLADELREKDIEIDVERALKIALIHDLAEARVTDIPLSAQYYLDKGKAEKKAAMELFIKTPNPREYFRLWREYEEGLSREGRLVKFADKLEMLIQACEYERAGFSNLDEFWKTLDYLHESEFYGHFKELIEGLVKRRKGK; from the coding sequence ATGCCGCTCTTGGACCTCCTTCTTGAAGCGGGCAATCTGAAGAAACTGCCGAGAACCGGCTGGCTCCTCAGGGGAGTTCCAAACCCCGAAAGCATAGCCGACCACAGCTACCGCGTTGCCCTCATCACCCTCTTCCTTGCGGACGAGCTTAGGGAAAAGGACATTGAGATAGACGTCGAGCGGGCCCTCAAGATAGCGCTCATCCACGACCTGGCCGAGGCGAGGGTAACGGACATCCCGCTGAGCGCCCAGTACTACCTCGACAAAGGTAAGGCCGAGAAAAAGGCAGCCATGGAACTCTTCATCAAGACGCCAAATCCGCGGGAGTACTTCAGGCTCTGGCGCGAGTACGAGGAGGGGCTGAGCAGGGAGGGAAGGCTCGTCAAGTTCGCCGATAAGCTGGAGATGCTGATCCAGGCCTGTGAGTACGAGAGGGCCGGCTTCTCTAATCTAGACGAGTTCTGGAAGACCCTTGATTACCTCCACGAGAGCGAGTTCTACGGGCACTTCAAGGAGCTGATCGAGGGGCTGGTGAAGAGGAGAAAGGGCAAATAG
- a CDS encoding GTP-binding protein: MPKRVKLGHHYYYIVTVDKLNSGGFRGKNVVIEGTVDDKPLVEFLPMELPGYRTTFKVSGLRVEFSGSPCLGKGEWVKVYGRFLGDCIMASAIETEKAVFTTEE, translated from the coding sequence ATGCCCAAGCGGGTTAAACTTGGTCATCATTACTATTACATCGTTACGGTTGATAAGCTGAATTCCGGTGGTTTTCGCGGTAAGAACGTTGTCATCGAGGGCACGGTCGATGACAAGCCCCTGGTAGAGTTCCTCCCCATGGAGCTACCTGGTTACAGGACGACCTTTAAAGTTTCCGGCCTCAGGGTGGAGTTCTCGGGAAGCCCGTGCCTCGGGAAGGGCGAATGGGTGAAGGTCTACGGCAGGTTCCTGGGCGACTGCATAATGGCGAGCGCCATCGAAACGGAAAAGGCCGTTTTCACAACGGAGGAATGA
- a CDS encoding Era-like GTP-binding protein: MIKVAIIGAENVGKSTLMNALIGGKISEVENLPGTTKGTIRRRFGKLKIPKGMKNPLGGADEFVLIDTAGLFDPQMELRGKVLSEEKFREIIDEIVSSDIVIHMVDATVGLHRGMEKLHHLLKFRYEKPIIVVINKIDLVPKERVEEIRQTIKKRLEQEAIPLSLVTYEGFNDLIKALAYYAQYV, translated from the coding sequence ATGATAAAGGTTGCGATTATCGGTGCCGAGAACGTCGGCAAGTCAACGCTCATGAACGCCCTGATCGGAGGTAAAATTTCAGAGGTGGAGAACCTCCCTGGAACGACCAAGGGAACCATCAGGCGGCGCTTCGGGAAGCTCAAGATACCGAAGGGCATGAAGAACCCGCTCGGCGGCGCCGACGAGTTCGTCCTCATAGACACGGCCGGCCTCTTTGACCCCCAGATGGAGCTGAGGGGAAAGGTTCTGAGCGAGGAGAAGTTCCGGGAGATAATCGACGAGATAGTATCCTCTGACATCGTCATCCACATGGTCGACGCCACCGTCGGCCTGCACCGGGGCATGGAGAAGCTCCACCACCTGCTCAAGTTCCGCTACGAGAAGCCGATAATCGTCGTCATCAACAAAATAGACCTCGTACCGAAGGAGCGGGTCGAGGAGATAAGGCAGACGATAAAGAAACGCCTGGAGCAGGAGGCGATACCGCTGTCCTTGGTCACCTACGAGGGCTTCAACGACCTGATAAAGGCTTTAGCGTACTACGCCCAGTACGTGTGA